The genomic window cttatccaaatgtcttttgaacattgtaactgtacctgcatctaccactttctctggtgggtcattccacatgcaatccactgtttgttttttttttaaattgccccccctcccccaaacatcctttttaaaatctttgtcctcaccttaaagatatgccTAGTTTTAAACTCCCCCATCCAGGGAAAAGATGCATGTGTATTTGTATTTTATGGGAACATGCAGGATGGACATTAGTTTGTGCAAATGTACAGAATAATTGGACAGCACTTGCTCCGTGGTCCAGTTTCTtagaatgtcagaggctgagggggtgaccttatagaggtttataaaatcatgaggggcatggatagggtgattagCCAAGGACTTTCCCCCAGAATGAAAAAGTCCAGTATTCGAAGGCATAGTTTTAATGTTAaaagggaaacatttaaaaggaatctaaacagcaagattttcaggtagagggtggtacatatatggaatgagcggcAAGAAgcagtggcggaggctggtacaactaaaacatttaaaaggcatctggatgggtatgtgaataggtagagtttagagggatatgggccaaatgctggcagatgggattagataaatttaggatatctggtcagcatggacaattttGACTGGAGTCTTGTTTTTAGGCTGTGCAGCTCTATGACTTTAAATCAAGAGATAATTGCCTAAATCCATACCTGATTGATAGTTATGCTGAAGAATTTGGAAATATTATTTATTCATATTATAGTGCATATGAAAATGGCATGTGTTGACATTTCTCTCACTGTCACTACAGTATTCCAAAATACATTAGACATTATTAAAGTGGATTCCTTTCCCCAGTCTATAACAGCACATTTAGACATTTTTAATTTTTACATGTCTAAAAAGTTGGTTAATGCTTTTAGTACAGAAGAAACTGAAATGTTAATCCTTAATTCCTTCAACTGTTAGAACCAAACTTGGTCTGAATCAGAGTTCTGGGTTCATGTCTGAAAgactgacacttcagtgcagtactgaaggtgCACTTCACTGTCAGAGATGTCTTTCAGATAAAATGTTTAATCAAGGCCCTATCTTCTGCTTGAATGAACATAAAAGATCCTATGGTGCTATTTTGAAGAGGAGGGGGGAAAAATATCTTGGCAAATACTTATCCTTCAGTTAATATCTCTTAGAAGGAAATTGTCTGATTATTATCATTATCATGCTGAAGTTGTGAAAATTTGCTGAGCACATATTAGCTATGTTTCTTCCAGTGATTATGTTTCAAGTAAATAGTACTTCATTGATATTAATACACCTTAAGATGTCCAGTCGATATGAAAGGTGCttaaaaacatttttttcccATTATGGGAAGAGGAAATGAAGTTAGTCCTTTCAGTATTGTGTGGCAGATGATTTAGTGTTCAATCATATTTTATCTCAACCTCTTCAAAAATTGGGACACTTTCTCCTTACTTATTTGCTTTTATGAAAGTTGTCACCAGGTTAATTTTCTGTCTTGACTTAACTGTCTATTTGCAGTCCAGAACAATGGCCATAATTCCTTTCCAAGGGGAAGTTGGTAAAAGGTAAAGTCCTTAAGATTGTTCCACTGATGACCCAGGCCCTGACTATACTTGTATCTCATTCTTAATTACAGCAATAAGGTATAAGTTGTGCCTGCTTCAGGCTTACATTTAATAAATACTGcaatatcattttaaaaaaagcaacacAGAGGCTGAAATCCACTTGGCTTTATTGGAGCAGTTTATAATGCCATTTAAGTTTGATTTTATGGTTACACCACAGAAAATTTTCATTGTTACCTTAACAGAGTTTCTTAAAGAAATTGGTATGCATTCATTCTCTGCCAGCATGAAATCTTGCAGACTGATTGGAGCATTGAAATGTAGTTTTATAGGGTAAAGGATTAAAGCATGAGTGGTATCTTGCAATCCTCTAAGACCCAAAACTACCTCTCTCTCCTATTAGTCCTTCCTCCAGATGATAGGCAGGAAATGCTGCACAAAATAGTTATCAGTTCCTTAaaaaaatgcataaaagtagaaATTGTTCTGAAAGGAACAATTCTACACAGTGGAACTAGTATTTTTGTATCATGTAGACCTTTAAACAATGAATGCAAGTTTTTGTAGCTTTGTCAGGATTCAAATTAGAGTTTACTTTTAAATTGTTGCACATTTAATAGCATTTTTTGTTCTCCTAGAACCACTGATTAATTAAAACATCTGCTCTACTTCACTATTGGAGAATTTTTAAAATGGTAACTTAAAGAAAAATGAGGAAACAATGGCTTTAATAGGCTTATTCATGGGTATCAGGTACTTCTAATGACACTAAACAAGCCAACTGCTGTGTTCATTCTTAGATTCTGTTTCCAATTTTCAAGTTCAAATGATTGAAAATCCCAAGAAAAAGAGACCCAGCTGTTTGCTCAGAGCCACCTGATTTAAAAATCTGAACACAATGCTCCCATCAATAACTTTACATCCATTTCATCCAAATATTTAAAACTGCCCTGATAAAAATAAATAGGCTGAATGTTATCTTAGGAAAATAAAAGGCACTGAAATTTGAAATACTCAACGTCTAAAGAAATACATACATTCTTCATACACTAGAAAATCACAATGCATTAGTCACTAAGTATTTGGTTTTGTTCAGTTATGGATTTACTGGttcaaaataaatatttattcaTATAATCCACAATGCTGTCCTAGAGTTTTGTGCTTTGAGGCAATATGCTTGGCCCATTCTCCCCAAAAAACTGTGCATCTGAGGTGCTGGCCTTCATTTGCCTGGAATTTCTTTCTGCATTTAATGTTGCTACCAGTTGAAGAATTTCGGGGTGATGAAATTTTTCTGTAAGATACAAATTCATATAAATGCAAGATAGAAAAACTATATAATTATTCTCTGCATATGATAGATCTTGGTGCAGTAATCTCATTTATTGAGCAGAATACTGCCTAATTTATACATAAGATAATTCCACTATACAACTCTTATTTCTGTATAGACTAATATTGCAAAATTCAGACTCTAGCCTGAATATGTGCCATTCCAAGCAAGTAATGGGAATTTCAAAGGGAGGCTACTCAGCTCCAACATGTCTGCCAGCTCATTAGATGAGCAACATTAGATGCCAATCTCTTGCAATTTTTTTTATCCAATGCTGTCTTGAATGCCTCAGATTAAATCTTCCTTCAGTCCAGTTTTGAAGTATAATGTACTACATTGGATACAAGTTCACATATACTGTTCAAAATACATTAGAATAAATTGAAGGTTGAGTTGCCTCAAGTGTGTACAACCATCTCTTAAACATTCTATGACCCAGATGGTGTCTAAGAGTGTACTTCACACTGAAGTACTTGCCTCTGTCTCTAATACACTAAATAAGATGCCCATTTCCATGCTGATGGCAAAGAAATGGTATAAAGAAACACTTTACTCCTTTACTCATGTTACAAACAATTATTAGAAGCTGCATCATTAACTCAGGTATAAGCAATCTCAAGACAAAAACAACATTAACCTTTTGTTGAATCATAAAACTCCTGCAAGCGACCCGGCTTTTTTTCCAGCTCTTCATATTCAAAAGCTTGCATAATCATTTCAAACTGGTCCAGTTCTTTCACATATTTGGCTTCAATACTAGACTGGTTCTCATATTCCTGTAGAAAGGTATATTCAATTAGGACTATTTGCCACTACTTGTACATGTTGAATATACTTCAAAGTTAAGAAAGAGTGGATTAACTATAGTATAAGGTGTCACAAGTGTTAACAGTCCTTTTATTTCAAACATGAGCAGAAAATCTGGAATACTACTTCTGTCTAAGTCCACAAGTACTGACTGCTGTTCATTCAAGTCTCTAAAACTTGCTAAATTACTCTCTTTTCACCTAAATTTTATTTTCCATACCAAGTCTTGATTCAAAAGCCCCACTCCAGAGATTTCAGCACAATCTAGGCTGATGCTTCAGTACTGAGCTAAATTAAGTGCTTCCTATCAGAAATGCAGTCTTTTAAACTGAAATTGTGCCTGCCCCCTCAAATGGATGTAAAGCATTTGGGTTTTTCCAATGTACAGATCAAACTTTACACTGTAAATAAGTTAGATTTGGTCATTTTTCTCAATACAATGTTAAACCTTCCTATGCACATTGCAGTGGTTTCCTACATTAGAGCAAGATCTGTACAACAAAACTATGAAATGCTTCAAGATGTTTGAGGATATGAAAAGTGCTGGTTATATATAAGCGTTTTTTTCTCACCACATACAATGGACACATTTAGGAAAGAAAATGCAACATCCATTCCTTTTGTGGGAAGCACTGAATGTTAGCAGGCTATTTGATTGAAGACTAATCTTGTCCTGGTCTCACATTCACATTTTTTGAGTAGTGCAGAATTTTATTGAGTACCTGCTCTCGCCTGAAGGCTCCAAATAAACGCAATGCCCCATTACATTCACTTCGACAACAACTCTATCCTTACAGGTCATTCTCAATCACAGCCTAACTGTCTCATAAATAAACAGTATAAAAGTAGTTAGGGAGATTCTTTAATATAGAGGGATCAATAAACAGTTTTAAGATAAGGAACATACAAAgccaattgctggaaaataggattaaaGTAGGTGGATGCTTGATGACCTGCGTAGAAATAGCCTTAAGGACCTCTTTCCATGATGTACAACAGACTCTAAGAGCTCTGCTCTCTCATGCTTTCCATTTAGTGTCTCCTTACCTTGAGTGTGACATCTGCAGGAATTAATGCAACAACTTGCTAAATCTCTTCTGACAGCACCATTCAAACCAATTACCTTTACTACCTAGAAAGACAAGGCAACAGACACATGGGAATATCATCGCCTGCAACTTTCCCTCTAAGCCATACAGCATCCTGACTTACATCATCATTACTGGGTAAGAAttgtggaactctcttcctaacaGTGATATGGGTATGCTAAAAGCACAAGAGATGCAATGGTTCAAGAGCAAGACTTAACACATCAACTTTCGCACTTtaagggatagacaataaatgctgccttggCAACAACAGATagatcccattaatgaataataaTAAACTTAGTGAGCACCTCTGGCCTCTGCAAATGACTTTTCTAGAAAATTGATCAGTGTCTCTGAACCCTCTCATTCTCATTCCTACATTTATCTTCAAGGCCACAACTCCAAATTGTTAATGTAGAACTTGCCAATATTGATCTAATTTGGCATGAACATATCTATGTCTGTAGTATCCCAACTCAGTCTGAAACCACCTACAAAATCATCTTGAAGTCCACtgtagcttcttttctcttcaactAACTACTCAAACTCCTTATTGGCCTTCcatctccacctcctccaagtctGAGATTGTGGGATTTATCATCTCTAAAATCAAAAGAATGTGCAGATACCTCCGCATgtgtctgtattctcagttccaaGTTTCTTATTAATGCATTCCTAGACTTTCAGCACTTTGTAGTTTCTCCTGCATCTCCCATTTCTTCCTTTCAATGTTCTCTCACCTCCAAGACCAATGACCTGTTCCATATGTCCTTTCATCCTTTCTCCCAGTCCCTATGTCTGGTGGTATTCTTAATAGTTCAATTTCCTCAAAATATCATTATCAAAATAAaatgactaacacacacacaatcatacagcacggaaatagacccttcagtccaactagtcatgcaaccaggtttcccaaactaacctagtatcacttgccagtgtttggcccatatccctctaagtctttcctattcatgtacctgtccaaatggcttttaaatgttgtaattgtactcatctccaccatttcctctggcatttcgttctgtgaaaaagttgccacttaggttccttttaaatctttccccttttaccttaaaataTGCCGTCTGGTTTTGAACTTCCCTGCACTAGGGTacagatctttgctattcaccttatctatgtcccttgtgattttatatacctctataaagGTTACCAGTCAACTTCaatatcccagcctatccagcctctccttataactctcACCCTCCAGAACcagtaatatccttgtaaatcttttctgtaccttttccaatttaataaaatcattcctatagcagggtaaccagaactgtatgcagtactctaaAAGTGGTCTCATTAATATATAGCCACAACATCATGTCCTAATcccaatactcaatgcactgaccaatgaaagcaatcCTTCCTGATATTCCTTTCTACCTGTGACCTTCAGCTTTcaacaggaccttaccattaagcatataactctagccctgatttgccttagcAAAATGCAATGCTGtgcttttatctgaattaacctccatctaccacccctctgcccattggcccagctgatcaagatcctgtactcttcactgtccactacaccaccaattttccaCAAATTTTCTCATCATGCTTCCTACGTTCtcacctaaatcatttatatagatggcAAGCAATAGTGGACTCAGCACTCATCCCTGCAGAAtgccgctggtcacaggcctccaggccgaaaaacaaccctcctccaccacgaCCTTCTGTTTCCTATCATCAAACCAATTTTGTTTCGAGTTGGCAAGTTCTCCATGGATGCCACTGGACCCTTATTAAGCAGTCGGAATCCTGTTGaaggccttactaaagtctatgTAGACAACGGCTACTACTCTGCCTCCATCCATCCCCTTGTTTACAtactcaaaaaactcaagttcgtgagacacgatttcccacacacaaagccatgccgactatccttaatcaatctctgcctctccaaatgtaggtaaatcctgtctctcagaatcccctctaacaacttacccaccactgatgtcagactcagtGGTCTATAGTTCTCAGGTTTCTCCTtagtctttcttaaataaaagcACAACATCAGCCAACTTTCAATCCTTTGACACCTCACATGTGGCTGTAGATGACAGAAATATTTCTACTCGGGGCTCTGCAATTTTTTCTGGCTTCCCACAATGTCATCTATTatacttgatcaggtcccagaaATTTAGCCCCCTTTCTGTTATTTAGGACCTCCCGCACCTCATCTTCTGTTTTGTGGACttattttcaagatgtcactatttatttccaagttccctagcttccatgtctttctcctacagtaaatactgatacaaaatattcatttagtacctcacccatctcttgaggttctaTATGCAGACatcctcattgatctttaaaggGGCAGTATTCTCTCCCTAGCTGCCCTATTGCCTTTTATGTACTTATAGAAtctatttggattctccttatccttaTCTGTCAAAGCTCTCTCGTAtcctctttctgcccttctgatttccttctcaaGTATGTCCCTACCCCTCAACACACCTCCCATCCCAATTTTATAAAAGGAAATCTTGCACAATCAGTTGTCTACATCTGTGGCATATTTCTGATGTCCTTTCCACATTAAGTTCTTCAAGCACCATTATAGCCTATCAGCAATATGCATAGGTTGCCTGTAATTTCCCTCAGAATCAAAACATTAGAATACAAATCAGAGCACATTATGGATTATACAATATTTATCTAATCCATCTAACAAAGAAATTTAGTAAGCATCGGTGCAACATTTAGTAAAAACTGTCTACTGAAAAAATCTGTGTGACCAAAGGAGGCCAATTAGTCCATTTTATACATCTAAAAATGGCTTAATTCAGAACTCACCTCCCAAAGCCCCAGGACCTCTTTACCCACTTCATCACTTAACAGACCAGTTAAATGTTTCATAGCTTCCTGCAGGATAGGACAGCATACGTGATTCAAAATCCATTTGTCAAAATAAAAGTACCTGCATTTATACACAATGTTTTTCAAAAGACAATTTTATCACCTGATATGTTTGTGGGGTTTTGGGCCTTTTCGTCTCGCAATATTTGAACTTTTTTTGTCCTTTTGTTTCTCCAGCTCCGCATTGATGTTATCATAATGCCATCTAAGAAATTTCTCAAAGGATTTTTAAAAGCAATCAACTTAGAGCAAAGTTTCTTTGCTCTCTTCCTTTCTATTTTCCAGGCTTTACTAAAATGCCTGTTTGGCAGCCTATGAATGGAGTCTGGTGTAACAAAAGTAAAATTTCACAGATAttgaattctgaaataaaaagtAGATAATACTGTAAATACTCAGCATGTCAGCAGCatgtgtagagagagaaacagtaggCATTCATCAGAACTGAGAAAACTGAGCTCTGTAATAGCATTTAAGCAAGTGAAAGAGGGGAGGAAGACAAAAGTGAAGGTATGTAATAGGGTGAATTACATTTAGGCCAGATTACATTTGAAAATTTTCCTGCTATAAAAGCCAATAGTGTGGTCATGAGACaagtaaagaaataaaagatattaggttagattccctacagtgtggaaacaggccctttggcccaataagtccacaccgaccctccgaagagcaagccacccagacccattctcctacatttacccttgactaatgcacctaacactacagacaatttagcatggccaattcacctaacctgcacatctttggactgtgggaggaaaccggagcacccggaagaaacccacacaggcacggggagagactgtgcaaactccatatagacagttTCCCGagcctggaatcaaacccgggtccctggtgctgtgaggcagcagtgctaaccactaagccaccgtgccaccccaatgtGTCTCAATGTAAATGGCAAAATAGCAGCTATGTGAATGCAAAGTTAAGGAATTAAGAAAGAAGAGTAAAAAATGAACTAACAAAACACTTATAAAACAAAAATGTGTACCAGGATTATAATCCAAAATTATGAAGGCAAGTGATGACTTCAGAAGGCTATAATGTGCTGGGATTCATTTGAACTGTAGCATATCACAGATAGATCAGAGTGGAAGCAATGTGGAGAATGAAAGTGACAGGCAACATGAAGTACAGGATCATGTCTGGGAACCAAAGTGAGATGTTCAGCAAGGCAACCACCTTGTCTGTATTTGATGCTCCCCATGCAAGCACTGATTATAGTATACTAAATCCAAAGAACTGCACGTAGCTCTCAGTTGGAAGGAGTATTGTGGGATTTGGATGTTGAAAAGGGAGGAACTAGAGAGACTGGTTTTACATCTCCTACAGTTGCATGGAAAGGTAAAAGTACCAACAACCAATTTGGTAACAAAAGGGCAGAAGGTGAAGAAATTGGAAAAAGAAAGTTACTTCTTTTCACTCACTGGAAGTAACACGTTAGTGCCAGCTCAAAGCAGGGAAGCTTCCATCATTTACTGAAAGCAACATACTACAGATGTTAGAAATCTGAACCAAATACAGAATGTTCCAGAAAgctagcaggtctgacagcatctgaggagaaaaaAACCAGAGTTATCATTATTCAAATTTAAacaagagtcatactggactctaaacatttctccacagatgctgccaggtctgaGTTTCTCCAACGTTCTGTGTTTGTTTCCATCATTTACAATTATACATGGGTCTGCAAGGTCTGAAATGGTTGAACCTGAGGTGTGCAATACAATGATGTTATATGGACTTGTGGGGAAACAGCTTTGGACCTTGAAGGAAGGAGATCTAACAAAGTCTCTTTAACAACATCCAGCATATATAAACATACAAGTTAGGAATGGGAGTAAGCCAACTGGGCCCTTGAACCCACTCTGCCTTTCAAACAAAATTTAGTCGATCTGGTGGTAATGTCAACTTCACATTCCAAGCAATTTCCCGCAACTATTCACCTCTTAATAAACAAAAATCCATTTacttttgccttaaaaatattcaaagatacTGCTTCCGCTGCTTTTTGATGACGTAGGTTCCAAGTACCCACCATCTTCAAAGAAAAGAAATTCACTTTTCTGCTTTAAATTGGTCAGCCCTTATTTTTAAAACAGTGACCTATTGTTATAGATTCTCCCACAAGCAGAAAAGTCTTTTCCACATTCACAGGATATTGTTCAGTTCAGGATCTTATATCTTCATATCAATAAGTTGTTTAAGTCT from Chiloscyllium punctatum isolate Juve2018m chromosome 3, sChiPun1.3, whole genome shotgun sequence includes these protein-coding regions:
- the hddc2 gene encoding 5'-deoxynucleotidase HDDC2, with product MAARTGTTNLKTLLQFIHYMGQLKRVPRTGWVYRNVEKPESVSDHMYRMAIMALLTEDQKLNKDRCIKLALVHDMAECIVGDIAPADNISKEEKHRREEEAMKHLTGLLSDEVGKEVLGLWEEYENQSSIEAKYVKELDQFEMIMQAFEYEELEKKPGRLQEFYDSTKEKFHHPEILQLVATLNAERNSRQMKASTSDAQFFGENGPSILPQSTKL